From the Halomonas meridiana genome, one window contains:
- a CDS encoding GGDEF domain-containing protein has translation MQEVKADNALNSKATLPWHRTVVGKVAIFMLLGVIFAYLMGAMLGFTMVERSARDQWSREAQVNAQIVSATIRRIYTSVAVRTDPTGQVTQLVAARPIGDEDSVLSTGFSPIDVLALASAQTRHNVWLFALTDNDRLAPVADAFNSTTGDMLFPTTSEVGRSSLANAFYVGFARIGDEEHFVSSLPIISPQGDLHGVVVSSIGLKSELYQVHRELILKVAASLGVVLLATALLISMLMNQLFRPVPRLIRALTHIAQNETGRATPYTWRSDEIGCMAQAIEALRKKVEEREQLLEVKEQALRYQHLAHHDALTKLPNRTQFNDVLQEAVTQVPHGASFNVMLFDLDRFKAVNDTLGHAAGDTLLVDASQRVQALLEESDLVARLDGDEFSIIQYAHRDALAEAKQLARQLVDALQKPFSIDGHEVRIGVSVGIALAPRDGNSSHSLLRSADVALYTAKAMGRGRYAVFNPDMTMGAKPYDG, from the coding sequence ATGCAAGAGGTAAAGGCTGACAACGCGCTGAACTCAAAAGCTACGCTTCCTTGGCACCGTACGGTGGTGGGTAAAGTCGCCATCTTCATGCTGTTAGGCGTGATTTTTGCGTATCTCATGGGCGCTATGCTGGGTTTTACCATGGTCGAGCGTAGCGCTCGGGATCAGTGGAGCCGTGAGGCGCAGGTCAATGCGCAGATTGTCAGTGCCACCATCCGACGTATTTATACGTCCGTAGCGGTGCGAACCGACCCAACCGGGCAAGTGACACAGTTGGTGGCGGCACGGCCAATTGGCGATGAAGATTCGGTGCTGAGCACTGGCTTTAGCCCCATCGACGTATTGGCACTGGCCAGCGCCCAAACGCGCCACAACGTTTGGCTCTTTGCATTGACGGATAACGACCGTCTCGCGCCGGTCGCGGATGCCTTTAACAGCACCACGGGAGACATGCTGTTTCCCACCACCTCTGAGGTAGGTCGCAGCTCCTTAGCCAACGCATTTTATGTGGGGTTTGCCCGTATTGGTGACGAGGAGCACTTCGTCAGTTCCCTGCCCATCATTAGCCCACAAGGCGACCTGCATGGCGTCGTGGTGTCGAGCATTGGCTTGAAGAGTGAGCTGTATCAAGTACACCGTGAGCTGATCTTGAAAGTTGCGGCGTCCTTGGGGGTGGTGCTGCTCGCCACGGCGCTTTTGATCAGTATGTTGATGAACCAGCTGTTTAGACCGGTGCCGCGTTTGATACGTGCACTCACCCATATTGCCCAGAACGAGACGGGGCGCGCCACCCCTTACACGTGGCGTAGTGATGAAATTGGCTGTATGGCACAGGCCATCGAAGCGCTGCGCAAAAAAGTGGAAGAGCGTGAGCAGCTTTTGGAAGTCAAGGAGCAGGCACTACGCTACCAGCACTTGGCGCATCATGACGCCCTGACCAAACTGCCGAATCGCACACAGTTCAATGATGTGCTGCAGGAAGCGGTCACTCAGGTTCCCCACGGGGCGTCCTTCAATGTCATGCTCTTTGATCTCGATCGCTTCAAGGCAGTGAACGATACGCTCGGCCATGCGGCGGGCGATACCTTGCTGGTGGACGCGAGCCAGCGCGTGCAGGCGCTGCTGGAGGAGAGCGATCTCGTCGCTCGGCTGGATGGAGACGAATTCTCGATCATCCAGTATGCCCACCGCGATGCCTTGGCCGAAGCCAAGCAACTCGCCCGCCAACTGGTCGACGCCCTGCAAAAGCCGTTCTCCATCGATGGCCATGAAGTGCGTATCGGTGTGAGCGTGGGCATTGCGCTGGCGCCACGAGATGGCAACAGCAGCCACTCACTACTCCGTAGCGCCGACGTGGCGCTGTATACTGCGAAAGCCATGGGGCGTGGCCGCTATGCAGTCTTCAACCCTGACATGACCATGGGTGCCAAACCGTATGACGGCTAA
- a CDS encoding YbaK/EbsC family protein yields the protein MSIETVRQFFAEHAPEVAIEELETSTATVQLAAEAHGVAPGQIAKTLAFKVGEKPLLIVASGDARIDNRKIRDTFGGKAKMLDADTVMELTSHPVGGVCPFGLATDLPVYCDESLHAFDEVLPAAGSPNSAVRLSPKQLAELAGAQWVDVCKLPEMT from the coding sequence ATGAGCATCGAGACCGTTCGCCAGTTTTTTGCCGAGCACGCGCCAGAGGTAGCCATTGAAGAGCTGGAAACAAGCACGGCGACCGTACAGCTCGCCGCCGAGGCTCACGGTGTCGCCCCTGGGCAGATTGCGAAAACATTGGCGTTTAAAGTAGGCGAGAAACCGCTGCTGATTGTGGCCAGTGGCGATGCACGGATCGATAACCGCAAAATCCGCGATACCTTCGGCGGCAAAGCTAAAATGCTCGATGCTGACACCGTGATGGAACTGACCAGTCATCCGGTGGGCGGAGTATGCCCGTTTGGGCTAGCGACGGATCTCCCCGTCTATTGCGACGAATCCCTACACGCATTCGATGAAGTGCTGCCCGCGGCGGGATCACCGAATAGCGCGGTGCGTTTAAGCCCCAAGCAGTTGGCCGAGCTGGCTGGTGCCCAGTGGGTGGACGTGTGTAAGTTGCCGGAAATGACTTAG
- a CDS encoding rhodanese-like domain-containing protein — MSEPHSAVLAFPCATPDLMAAAMYDKLCYHTDAWDVAQDLAKGVASIKVVDTRSFEQYCAGHIPGAISLPHKEMTPSRLAELDKNLVYIAYCDGIGCNGSTKGAWKLSSAGLQVKELLGGLDFWRRDQHPIEIGSQVGSLAKSGAIDCGC, encoded by the coding sequence ATGAGCGAGCCCCACTCTGCCGTACTTGCCTTTCCTTGCGCTACGCCGGATTTAATGGCTGCCGCCATGTATGACAAGCTCTGTTACCACACCGATGCCTGGGATGTGGCACAGGATTTGGCAAAAGGTGTGGCTAGCATCAAGGTGGTTGATACTCGAAGTTTCGAGCAATATTGTGCTGGACATATTCCTGGAGCGATCAGTTTGCCGCACAAGGAAATGACGCCATCGCGCTTAGCTGAACTCGATAAAAACCTTGTTTATATCGCCTACTGCGACGGTATTGGCTGTAATGGTTCAACCAAAGGTGCTTGGAAGCTCTCGAGTGCAGGGCTTCAGGTCAAAGAGCTATTGGGCGGGTTGGATTTTTGGCGCCGTGATCAACACCCTATCGAAATAGGAAGCCAGGTGGGGAGCCTGGCAAAATCTGGCGCTATTGACTGCGGCTGCTAG
- a CDS encoding GNAT family N-acetyltransferase, translated as MKTRPAVMSDLEVLSGLLDGYRQFYSQQSDIEAARLFLEQRMGLGDSYILVSESDDGALTGFVQMYPGVSTVGLNARWTLNDLFVLPNYRDQGAGKALMEAATQLAREHGVARLILMTQVENQRAQHLYESLGWQRNTAFYGYLLDIK; from the coding sequence ATGAAAACTCGCCCGGCGGTAATGAGTGACTTGGAAGTGCTCAGTGGATTATTGGATGGCTATCGGCAGTTCTATAGTCAGCAAAGTGATATTGAGGCAGCACGACTTTTTTTAGAGCAGCGTATGGGACTAGGGGACTCATATATTCTGGTTAGTGAAAGTGATGACGGCGCACTGACGGGGTTTGTGCAGATGTATCCTGGTGTCTCAACGGTAGGCTTGAATGCTCGCTGGACGTTGAATGATTTATTTGTTCTGCCTAACTACCGTGATCAAGGTGCTGGTAAAGCGTTGATGGAAGCAGCTACCCAGTTAGCCCGGGAGCACGGTGTGGCACGTTTGATACTCATGACACAAGTAGAAAACCAGCGTGCTCAACACCTTTATGAGTCATTGGGGTGGCAACGCAATACCGCTTTTTACGGCTATTTATTGGATATCAAATAA
- a CDS encoding PLP-dependent aminotransferase family protein, which yields MKQRDAASDWIAEALALRLKVDKKLTLVQQLYCALKEWIQHGELAAGDLLPSSRHLSGMLGISRNTVLAAMDRLLAEGLLSAHQGAGLYVARLPTILPRAEIASPLPVRYSSRGQRLLKLGETLSNGHHAFAPGVPALDLFPREQWQRLLRRHYHHAEMGWMDYQTGGGLPELKAVLCDYLRLSRAVRCQPEQIVITQGAQQAFELITQLLTDHGDSMWMEEPGYGGAQACFLAAGLSITPVPVDEQGLNPSLAPANSPPPRLIYVTPSHQYPIGVTMPTPRRLALLDHASHAGSWIIEDDYDSEFRYDTPPTPSLQGLAAQTSVIYVGTFSKVLYPGLRLGYLVLPDTLAEAFKLAHARLHREGNYPVQSALAEFIANGHFSRHISRMRSAYRQRQACLRQALAPAVTKGLKLSEGHAGMHLLATLQSAEEEALLVKSANESGLTLSPLSRYYLSGKKHPGLVLGYAGSTEDQLLESGRWLSDAYLSIRNN from the coding sequence GTGAAACAACGTGATGCCGCGAGCGACTGGATTGCAGAAGCGCTAGCGCTAAGGCTGAAAGTCGATAAAAAGCTTACACTTGTTCAGCAGCTTTACTGCGCGCTCAAAGAGTGGATTCAGCATGGCGAGCTAGCGGCAGGCGACCTGCTTCCCTCCTCCCGCCACCTTTCGGGCATGCTCGGTATTAGCCGCAATACGGTGCTAGCGGCCATGGACCGGCTCTTGGCTGAAGGGTTATTAAGCGCTCACCAAGGAGCAGGCCTTTATGTAGCGAGGCTGCCAACCATTCTTCCCAGGGCGGAGATTGCCTCACCGTTACCAGTCCGCTATTCGTCTAGAGGGCAAAGACTATTGAAGTTGGGTGAAACACTCAGTAATGGTCATCACGCCTTTGCACCCGGCGTACCGGCTCTTGACTTGTTTCCCCGCGAACAATGGCAACGTCTTTTACGGCGTCACTACCATCACGCAGAAATGGGATGGATGGATTATCAAACAGGCGGAGGGCTGCCTGAACTCAAGGCTGTTCTCTGTGACTACCTGAGACTCTCCCGTGCGGTACGATGCCAGCCAGAGCAGATTGTCATTACCCAAGGTGCTCAGCAGGCGTTTGAATTGATTACCCAGCTGCTTACTGATCATGGCGATAGTATGTGGATGGAAGAGCCTGGTTACGGGGGAGCACAAGCTTGCTTTTTGGCTGCAGGCTTGTCGATAACGCCCGTTCCCGTAGACGAACAGGGGCTCAACCCGTCACTTGCTCCTGCGAATTCACCACCACCTCGACTTATCTATGTGACACCGTCTCATCAATACCCCATTGGCGTCACTATGCCAACGCCCAGACGATTGGCATTACTTGATCATGCTTCCCATGCGGGTAGTTGGATTATCGAAGACGATTACGATAGTGAGTTTCGATACGATACGCCGCCCACGCCTTCACTACAGGGGCTCGCAGCACAGACATCGGTTATTTATGTGGGCACCTTCAGTAAGGTGCTTTATCCCGGCCTACGCCTAGGCTATCTCGTGCTGCCCGATACACTCGCTGAAGCGTTCAAGCTCGCTCATGCTCGGCTACATCGTGAAGGCAACTACCCTGTACAGTCGGCACTTGCTGAATTTATTGCCAATGGGCACTTCTCTCGCCATATTTCCCGCATGCGAAGCGCCTATCGCCAGCGGCAAGCCTGCCTACGCCAAGCACTGGCACCAGCAGTTACCAAAGGGCTTAAGCTATCCGAGGGGCATGCGGGAATGCATTTATTGGCCACGCTTCAAAGCGCCGAAGAAGAAGCCTTACTCGTCAAGAGCGCCAATGAATCAGGCCTAACACTTTCTCCACTTTCCCGTTATTACTTATCTGGTAAAAAGCATCCCGGTTTAGTGCTTGGCTATGCAGGCTCAACGGAAGACCAACTGCTAGAGTCAGGACGATGGCTCAGTGACGCCTACCTATCCATTAGAAATAATTGA
- the pcsA gene encoding phosphatidylcholine synthase: MVQSLSTQTESRAPIYKAWSVHVFTASGVLLGTMALLALVDNNPVACLLWLGAAMMIDGIDGTLARKYEVKSVLPHFDGSTLDMVIDYLTWAFIPALFIYYFIELPPYLGLISVFIILLSSMFCFCNVDMKSQDNYFVGFPAAWNIAAAYFYILDLPPLLTFGAILVLAMLTVTKMKFLHPFRVRLFMPLNIAVTLLWCGCATSLILSAPDQAAWALWGLGLTSAYFAGMCLWRTAQEWFDGQEAR; this comes from the coding sequence GTGGTCCAATCACTCTCTACTCAAACTGAATCCCGAGCACCGATTTACAAAGCTTGGAGTGTCCATGTCTTCACCGCCAGCGGCGTGCTGCTTGGCACGATGGCGCTGCTAGCGCTGGTTGATAACAACCCGGTGGCCTGCCTGCTCTGGCTGGGGGCAGCGATGATGATCGATGGCATTGATGGCACTCTGGCGCGCAAATATGAGGTGAAGTCCGTACTGCCCCACTTCGATGGTTCCACGCTGGATATGGTGATTGATTACCTCACCTGGGCCTTTATCCCCGCGCTGTTCATTTACTACTTCATTGAATTGCCACCCTATTTAGGGCTGATCTCCGTTTTTATCATTTTGCTGTCGTCGATGTTCTGTTTCTGCAACGTCGATATGAAAAGCCAGGATAATTACTTCGTAGGCTTTCCCGCCGCCTGGAACATTGCCGCCGCCTATTTTTACATTCTTGATTTACCGCCACTGCTGACGTTTGGCGCGATACTCGTCCTGGCGATGCTGACCGTGACGAAAATGAAGTTTTTGCATCCGTTTCGAGTGCGTCTATTTATGCCGCTCAATATCGCTGTGACGCTGCTTTGGTGTGGCTGCGCGACCTCGTTAATCCTTTCAGCCCCTGATCAAGCTGCCTGGGCACTATGGGGCTTAGGATTGACCTCTGCTTACTTCGCCGGCATGTGCCTTTGGCGCACGGCCCAGGAGTGGTTCGACGGGCAGGAGGCGCGCTAA
- a CDS encoding DNA-3-methyladenine glycosylase I: MANAFIAPDGHPRCQWCGGAAEFLPYHDHEWGFPVADDQRLFEKLCLESFQSGLSWRTILNKRENFRAAFHHFDFNKVAGFDEEDVQRLLQDAGIIRHRGKIEATINNARCAQEMVVQEGSLAAFFWRYEPDSASLPAPQTQTTSPESIALAKDLKKRGWKFFGPTTAFAFMQAMGLINDHSLNCVTRERVEQARAAFQRPS; encoded by the coding sequence ATGGCCAACGCTTTTATCGCTCCCGATGGTCACCCACGCTGCCAGTGGTGTGGCGGAGCAGCGGAGTTTCTGCCCTACCACGACCATGAGTGGGGCTTTCCCGTTGCCGATGACCAGCGGCTGTTTGAAAAGCTCTGCTTGGAGAGCTTTCAGTCAGGCTTAAGCTGGCGCACGATTTTGAACAAGCGCGAGAATTTCCGCGCGGCTTTCCACCACTTCGACTTCAATAAAGTCGCCGGTTTTGACGAAGAGGACGTGCAGCGCTTACTGCAAGATGCGGGCATTATTCGCCACCGCGGTAAGATCGAAGCCACCATCAATAACGCGCGTTGTGCGCAGGAAATGGTGGTTCAAGAAGGCTCGCTAGCGGCGTTTTTCTGGCGCTATGAACCGGATAGCGCTTCTCTGCCTGCCCCACAAACGCAAACCACATCGCCGGAATCTATCGCGTTAGCAAAAGATCTTAAAAAGCGCGGCTGGAAGTTTTTCGGCCCCACCACCGCGTTTGCGTTTATGCAGGCCATGGGGCTGATCAATGATCACTCGTTGAACTGCGTCACGCGCGAACGCGTTGAACAGGCGCGCGCAGCGTTTCAGCGGCCTTCATAA
- a CDS encoding PLP-dependent aminotransferase family protein, translating into MTRYEEVAATLRERIEHGIYRVGDRLPSIRAVCQELNVSISTAQEAYRQLMDAALIESRPKSGYFVLPCRIPSVLPSVSRPAQCPLDVSQWDQVLELVATQRDDKRLLLGRGVPNLEVASLKPLSKILAGLHRSNDLHGFNYDKLSGSPELRQQVARLAVASGCLLHPDDVLITTGCQEALSIALRTLTQPGDVVAVDSPSFYGTMQILKANGLKALEIPTDPQTGISLEALELALEQWPIRAIQVTPTYNNPLGYTMPEARKRALYQLAQRFDVAIIEDDIYGDLAYTQPRPLTIKSFDTDGRVLLCSGFSKTLGPGLRVGWLAPGCYREKALHMKYVSTGASATLPQLAVAEFVAKGHFERHLRAVSRQYQRQRDIMISWVQRYFPKGSGISYPQGGFLLWVELPADVDCVRLNERLAQHAIHVAPGALFSASGKFRQCLRLNYAFTLTPAMEEAVRTVGELASEMLSEVGECSLAIK; encoded by the coding sequence ATGACGCGTTATGAAGAGGTGGCGGCAACGTTACGGGAGCGGATTGAGCACGGGATTTATCGCGTGGGCGACCGGTTACCCTCTATTCGCGCGGTCTGCCAAGAGCTGAATGTGAGTATCTCAACGGCGCAAGAAGCGTACCGCCAACTCATGGACGCCGCGCTGATTGAGTCGCGGCCAAAGTCGGGCTACTTCGTGCTGCCGTGTCGTATTCCCTCCGTTTTGCCCTCTGTTTCGCGACCAGCCCAGTGCCCGCTGGATGTCTCCCAGTGGGACCAAGTGCTAGAGCTGGTAGCTACCCAGCGAGACGACAAACGGCTGCTGCTTGGGCGCGGTGTGCCCAATCTTGAGGTAGCGTCGTTAAAGCCATTGTCGAAAATCCTCGCCGGGCTGCACCGTAGTAACGATCTGCACGGCTTTAATTACGACAAACTTAGCGGTAGCCCTGAACTGCGCCAACAGGTGGCGCGCTTGGCGGTGGCATCTGGCTGCCTGCTGCATCCTGATGATGTGTTGATTACCACCGGCTGCCAGGAGGCACTCTCCATTGCGCTGCGTACGCTTACCCAGCCTGGCGATGTGGTGGCGGTAGATTCGCCCAGTTTCTACGGCACCATGCAGATACTGAAAGCCAACGGTTTAAAGGCGCTGGAGATTCCCACCGACCCGCAAACCGGCATCAGCCTGGAAGCGTTAGAGCTGGCGCTGGAGCAGTGGCCTATTCGCGCTATTCAGGTCACGCCCACCTATAACAACCCGTTGGGCTACACCATGCCGGAAGCGCGTAAGCGGGCGCTTTATCAGCTTGCCCAACGGTTTGATGTGGCCATTATTGAAGATGATATTTATGGGGATTTGGCATACACCCAACCCAGGCCGCTAACGATTAAATCCTTTGATACGGATGGGCGCGTGCTGCTGTGTAGCGGTTTCTCGAAAACCTTAGGGCCGGGCCTGCGCGTGGGCTGGCTGGCCCCTGGCTGCTACCGGGAAAAGGCGCTGCATATGAAGTACGTCTCCACCGGCGCGTCTGCCACGTTGCCGCAATTGGCCGTGGCGGAGTTTGTCGCCAAGGGCCATTTTGAGCGTCATCTACGCGCTGTTTCCCGCCAGTATCAACGCCAGCGGGATATCATGATTAGCTGGGTGCAGCGCTACTTTCCGAAAGGGTCGGGCATTAGTTATCCGCAAGGGGGCTTTTTACTCTGGGTAGAGCTACCGGCGGATGTCGACTGTGTGCGCCTTAACGAGCGCTTAGCGCAACACGCCATCCATGTGGCGCCGGGGGCGCTGTTCTCGGCCTCGGGTAAGTTTCGCCAGTGCTTGCGGTTGAACTACGCGTTTACCTTAACGCCTGCGATGGAAGAAGCGGTGCGCACGGTAGGCGAGCTAGCGAGTGAGATGCTCAGCGAGGTAGGTGAATGCTCACTCGCTATCAAATAA
- a CDS encoding DUF1127 domain-containing protein has protein sequence MPRFSLTQLRYQLSRYQQRRRSRRQLLTLDDHLLKDIGLTREQACQEGKQTFWKPKHQNKRALTTQRRD, from the coding sequence ATGCCACGCTTCAGCCTCACTCAGCTTCGTTACCAGCTAAGCCGCTACCAACAGCGCCGCCGCAGCCGTCGGCAGTTGCTCACGCTAGATGACCACTTACTGAAAGATATTGGCCTCACCCGTGAACAGGCCTGCCAGGAGGGAAAACAAACGTTTTGGAAACCAAAGCACCAAAATAAGAGAGCATTAACAACGCAGCGCCGCGATTAA